In Glycine max cultivar Williams 82 chromosome 10, Glycine_max_v4.0, whole genome shotgun sequence, the DNA window TTTACAGGTTCTACATTATCAAGCTTGAAAAATGCCCGCTTAAGTTTTCTAGTATTACACATCATGCAATCGTGACTCAGTGCCTCGGGTCTATCGGTGGTCATGTTTGGTATCTTGGAGTGGCCAAGTCATCTGTTGTTGATTCAAATGAGATCAAGGATGACACAGGCAAGAAGATTGTGCAGTCACGTTCTGGTCATTCATATGTGCCTCCAGCCATTGAGGATGTCCAAGTTTTCAAGATTTCAGGTTCCAAATTTCTTAAGCTTAACCGGGGAACATGGCACGCCGGCCCTCTATTTAAGGCTGCTGCAATGGACTTTTACAATCTAGAACTGAGCAACACAAATGTAAGTTTTTCACATTCCCCTTTCCTTGGCCATTGGCGAGTTGCATGCATCTTAGTTCATTTGCAATGCTCTCTATAGAACCTGGGAATTATAGTTCATTTTGGTTTTTGCTTTCCTCTTTATTTTCTAGACTCTTGTGTACTAACTTTTCAAGATCCTAACACAATATAAATGTGGCtctaaaaatataagaactagtttattttttttggtttgctcATTCATGCagaaagtaaattttatttatttatttatctttatgttTCAGTGGATGTTGCTCTGGCTTATATGgccttttttattctttctatgTACAGGAGACTGATCATACCACACACTACTTTAAGAAGGACGATGGAGTGATGTTTGTAATTGACGATTAAC includes these proteins:
- the LOC100306085 gene encoding uncharacterized protein LOC100306085 → MEAPKLKVVTLKAIEATPSTFKEFGQVVEASRDGQEFGPHDAQLDLSQGTPRFYIIKLEKCPLKFSSITHHAIVTQCLGSIGGHVWYLGVAKSSVVDSNEIKDDTGKKIVQSRSGHSYVPPAIEDVQVFKISGSKFLKLNRGTWHAGPLFKAAAMDFYNLELSNTNETDHTTHYFKKDDGVMFVIDD